A section of the Parasteatoda tepidariorum isolate YZ-2023 chromosome 6, CAS_Ptep_4.0, whole genome shotgun sequence genome encodes:
- the LOC107454232 gene encoding uncharacterized protein — MRSFTIIAMLLVMSAVFLQQSEAGGHLRLKKLVKTVLLANALTGKKILFPLPLPLPIPIFQENIHHEPYPVNHHTHAEIGYGLEHGGYGGGFGGGYGGGFGGGYGGGIGGGIHGY; from the exons ATGAGAAGTTTTACAATTATAGCAATGCTGTTGGTGATGTCCGCTGTATTCCTGCAGCAATCAGAAGCTGGGGGTCACCTTCGTCTTAAGAAGCTCGTGAAAACTGTTCTGTTAGCAAATGCTttgacaggaaaaaaaatactcttccCGTTGCCTCTTCCTCTCCCGATCCCTATTTTCCAAGAAAACATACACCACGAACCTTACcc AGTAAATCACCACACCCACGCTGAAATTGGATATGGTTTAGAACATGGTGGATATGGAGGTGGTTTCGGTGGTGGATATGGAGGAGGTTTCGGCGGTGGATATGGAGGCGGTATAGGAGGAGGAATTCATGGATATTAA